Proteins co-encoded in one Arthrobacter globiformis genomic window:
- the der gene encoding ribosome biogenesis GTPase Der, with amino-acid sequence MSDTTQTSGHSGAGEDEYTPTGTDQVAEHLAALDDEEAELRAASLRAGLDDYELDEEDAALLSGLHDEDELEGPLKLDPVLAIIGRPNVGKSTLVNRILGRREAVVEDTPGVTRDRVMYSANWNGRNFTLVDTGGWEHDARGIHARVAEQAEMAVELADAVLFVVDSAVGATATDEAVVKMLRRSKKPVILVANKVDDFAQEADSAVLWGLGFGEPYPVSALHGRGVADLLDHVMDTLPEFSTVEGVERSGGPRRIALIGRPNVGKSSLLNKLAGSERVVVDNTAGTTRDPVDEFIELGGQTWRFVDTAGIRRRQHMAQGADFYASLRTQSALEKAEVAVVLLAVDEVLSEQDVRILQLAIESGRALVLAFNKWDLLDDERRRYLEREIEQDLAHVEWAPRVNISAKTGWHKDRLVPALELALENWDRRIPTGRLNAFLGELVAAHPHPVRGGKQPRILFGTQASSRPPKFVLFTTGFLDPGYRRFITRRLRETFGFEGTPIEVSMRVREKRGKKR; translated from the coding sequence ATGAGCGATACGACTCAAACTTCCGGCCACTCCGGCGCCGGCGAAGACGAATACACGCCCACCGGCACCGACCAGGTGGCTGAACATCTGGCAGCCTTGGACGATGAAGAGGCGGAGCTTCGCGCCGCTTCCCTCCGCGCCGGACTGGACGACTACGAACTCGACGAGGAAGACGCCGCGCTCCTGAGCGGCCTGCACGACGAGGACGAGCTTGAGGGCCCGCTCAAGCTGGACCCCGTGCTCGCCATCATCGGCCGCCCTAACGTCGGCAAGTCAACCCTCGTCAACCGCATCCTCGGCCGCCGCGAGGCGGTCGTGGAGGACACCCCCGGAGTGACGCGCGACCGCGTGATGTATTCGGCCAACTGGAACGGACGGAACTTCACCCTGGTGGACACCGGCGGCTGGGAGCACGACGCCCGGGGCATCCATGCCCGGGTGGCGGAGCAGGCGGAAATGGCAGTGGAACTGGCTGACGCCGTGCTGTTCGTCGTCGACTCGGCCGTCGGGGCAACCGCCACCGACGAGGCCGTCGTGAAGATGCTCCGCCGGAGCAAGAAGCCTGTCATCCTCGTGGCCAACAAGGTGGACGACTTCGCGCAGGAAGCCGACTCGGCCGTCCTGTGGGGCCTGGGCTTCGGCGAGCCGTACCCTGTCTCCGCGCTGCACGGCCGCGGGGTCGCCGACCTGCTGGACCACGTCATGGACACCCTGCCGGAGTTCTCCACCGTCGAGGGCGTTGAACGCTCCGGCGGCCCGCGCCGGATCGCCCTGATCGGACGCCCCAACGTCGGCAAGTCCTCCCTGCTGAACAAGCTGGCCGGCTCCGAGCGTGTGGTGGTGGACAACACCGCCGGCACCACGCGCGACCCGGTTGACGAATTCATCGAGCTCGGCGGCCAGACCTGGCGGTTCGTGGACACCGCCGGCATCCGCCGGCGCCAGCACATGGCGCAGGGCGCCGATTTCTATGCCTCCCTCCGGACCCAGAGTGCGCTGGAAAAAGCCGAGGTCGCCGTCGTTCTTCTTGCTGTTGACGAGGTGCTCAGCGAACAGGACGTCCGCATCCTGCAGCTGGCCATCGAATCGGGGCGTGCCCTGGTGCTCGCGTTTAACAAGTGGGACCTGCTGGACGACGAACGCCGCCGGTACCTGGAACGCGAAATCGAGCAGGACCTGGCGCATGTGGAATGGGCGCCGCGCGTCAACATCTCCGCCAAGACGGGCTGGCACAAGGACCGCCTGGTGCCGGCGCTGGAACTGGCGCTGGAAAACTGGGACAGGCGCATTCCGACCGGACGGCTCAACGCCTTCCTGGGCGAGCTGGTAGCGGCCCACCCGCACCCGGTCCGCGGCGGCAAGCAGCCCCGCATCCTCTTCGGCACGCAGGCCTCCAGCCGGCCCCCGAAGTTCGTCCTGTTCACCACGGGATTCCTGGACCCGGGCTACCGCCGGTTCATCACCCGCCGCCTGCGGGAAACCTTTGGCTTCGAGGGCACGCCCATCGAAGTCAGCATGCGTGTGCGCGAAAAGCGTGGCAAGAAGCGTTAA
- a CDS encoding Fpg/Nei family DNA glycosylase gives MPELPEVAALSTFLDTRLRGAVLEKLQILSVAVLKTADPPYTALAGRTITGVERFGKFVSIDADGLHFVFHLARAGWVRYTEKPSPDPLRPGKGPIAARLHLAGADGNKMGIDLTEAGTKKGLAIYVVSKPGDVPGIAELGPDPLVPAFTREMFAEILAGHPHQIKGVLRSQSVIAGIGNAYSDEILHAAKISPFAMANSLEPAKVGILFDAIHTVLGAAVAQAQGKAPADLKDAKRSGMNVHGRAGQPCPVCGDTVREVSFADTALQYCPTCQTNGKILADRRTSRFLK, from the coding sequence ATGCCGGAACTACCCGAGGTGGCCGCACTGAGCACGTTCCTCGACACGCGGCTGCGCGGCGCAGTGCTGGAGAAGCTGCAGATCCTGTCCGTGGCGGTACTCAAGACAGCCGACCCGCCCTACACGGCGCTGGCGGGCCGAACCATCACCGGCGTGGAGCGGTTCGGGAAGTTCGTCAGCATCGACGCCGACGGCCTGCATTTCGTCTTCCACCTCGCAAGGGCGGGCTGGGTCCGCTACACCGAAAAACCCTCGCCAGATCCGCTCCGGCCCGGCAAGGGTCCCATCGCGGCCCGCCTGCACCTCGCCGGGGCGGACGGTAACAAGATGGGCATCGACCTGACCGAGGCCGGCACCAAGAAGGGCCTGGCGATCTACGTGGTGTCAAAGCCGGGCGATGTTCCCGGCATCGCCGAGCTCGGCCCGGATCCGCTGGTCCCCGCGTTCACCCGGGAGATGTTCGCCGAGATCCTCGCCGGGCACCCGCACCAGATCAAGGGCGTCCTGCGGAGCCAGAGTGTCATTGCCGGCATCGGCAATGCGTACAGCGACGAAATCCTGCACGCAGCGAAGATCTCCCCGTTCGCCATGGCCAATTCATTGGAGCCGGCGAAGGTCGGGATCCTGTTCGACGCCATCCACACCGTCCTGGGAGCCGCAGTGGCCCAGGCCCAGGGGAAGGCGCCCGCCGACCTCAAGGATGCGAAACGGAGCGGCATGAATGTGCATGGCCGTGCCGGCCAGCCCTGCCCGGTTTGCGGGGACACAGTCCGGGAGGTGTCCTTCGCGGACACTGCGCTGCAGTACTGCCCCACCTGCCAGACCAACGGCAAGATCCTGGCCGACCGCAGAACGTCCCGCTTCCTGAAGTAG
- the gcvH gene encoding glycine cleavage system protein GcvH encodes MSNIPSDLSYTAEHEWVSAPNADGVVRVGITDFAQDALGDVVYAQMPEVGTTVKANDVVGEVESTKSVSDIYAPVSGEIVARNEALDSDSALINSDPYGDGWLIEVKLAEPDAVDSLLSASEYEQQVG; translated from the coding sequence ATGAGCAACATTCCCTCTGATCTGTCCTACACCGCCGAACACGAATGGGTGTCCGCACCGAATGCCGATGGTGTGGTCCGCGTGGGGATCACCGACTTCGCCCAGGACGCCCTCGGGGATGTCGTCTACGCCCAGATGCCCGAAGTCGGCACCACTGTTAAGGCAAACGACGTCGTGGGCGAGGTTGAGTCCACCAAGAGCGTCAGCGACATTTACGCGCCTGTCTCCGGCGAGATCGTGGCCCGCAACGAGGCACTGGACAGCGATTCCGCACTCATCAACTCCGATCCGTACGGCGACGGCTGGCTTATCGAAGTCAAGCTCGCCGAACCTGACGCAGTGGATTCCCTGCTCAGTGCATCGGAGTACGAACAACAGGTAGGCTAA
- a CDS encoding FHA domain-containing protein encodes MVGGEQNHTNGDYGTGAGRASETTSINLTPVREEPTIVPKLSPEERSAVEALPSGSALLVAHSGPNSGARFLLDSDVTTAGRHPDADIFLDDVTVSRRHVEFRRTPRSFEVVDTGSLNGTYVNHDRVDSVELRSGNEVQIGKFRLTFYLSPARAAGRV; translated from the coding sequence ATGGTTGGCGGCGAACAGAACCACACCAACGGCGATTACGGCACAGGTGCGGGCAGGGCCTCGGAAACCACCTCGATCAACCTCACTCCGGTTCGTGAAGAGCCAACGATCGTACCCAAGCTCTCCCCGGAGGAACGCTCTGCCGTCGAGGCACTGCCCTCCGGCTCCGCCCTGCTCGTGGCCCACAGCGGGCCGAACTCGGGTGCCCGATTCCTTCTTGATTCCGATGTCACCACCGCCGGGCGGCACCCGGATGCTGACATTTTCCTCGACGACGTGACGGTCTCCCGCCGCCACGTCGAGTTCCGGCGCACACCGCGGAGCTTCGAGGTGGTGGACACCGGAAGCCTGAACGGCACCTATGTCAACCATGACCGCGTGGACAGCGTGGAACTGAGGTCCGGAAACGAAGTCCAGATTGGCAAGTTCCGTCTCACCTTCTACCTGAGCCCTGCCCGCGCAGCAGGACGCGTCTGA
- the ftsR gene encoding transcriptional regulator FtsR: MAQPERRGPLVLNIGEVLAQLSDDFPSMTASKIRFLEEKGLINPRRTPAGYRQYSDSDVERLRFVLSLQRDQYLPLKVIKDYLDAIDRGERPENLPPGVTVSPRIVSDELAAELQNKARRLSEEQLRAESGASVPLLQSLLSFGLIGHTDGKFDEHALQVARACVQLESHGLEPRHLRPFQAAAEREFGLVERAVATLTSRRDAASQARAAEAAREISDLCLTLHRALVQDRISRMEI; encoded by the coding sequence ATGGCACAACCGGAACGCCGGGGACCACTGGTCCTGAACATCGGGGAAGTGCTCGCTCAGCTGAGCGATGACTTTCCGAGCATGACGGCGTCGAAAATCAGGTTCCTTGAGGAAAAGGGGCTCATCAATCCCCGGCGTACACCCGCGGGCTACCGGCAGTACTCGGACAGTGACGTCGAACGGCTCCGCTTTGTCCTGTCCCTTCAGCGGGACCAGTACCTGCCGCTGAAGGTCATCAAGGACTACCTTGACGCCATCGACAGGGGCGAACGGCCCGAGAACCTTCCGCCCGGGGTTACCGTCTCCCCGCGGATCGTCTCGGACGAGCTCGCCGCGGAACTGCAGAACAAAGCACGCAGGCTCAGCGAGGAGCAGCTGCGCGCGGAGTCGGGGGCGAGCGTGCCGCTCCTGCAGTCCCTGCTCAGCTTCGGCCTCATCGGGCACACCGACGGCAAATTTGACGAGCACGCCCTCCAGGTGGCACGCGCCTGCGTCCAGCTGGAGAGCCACGGACTGGAGCCACGGCACCTCCGGCCCTTCCAGGCGGCCGCGGAGCGCGAATTCGGACTCGTGGAACGTGCCGTGGCCACCCTGACCTCGCGCAGGGACGCTGCGTCGCAGGCCCGCGCGGCGGAAGCCGCCCGGGAAATCAGCGACCTTTGCCTTACCCTGCACCGGGCCCTTGTCCAGGACCGTATCTCGCGGATGGAAATCTGA
- a CDS encoding bifunctional nuclease family protein encodes MIEVEIVGVRIELPSNQPLVLLREMHGERHVPIWIGTPEASAIALAQQGVVPPRPMTHDLLVDVVETLGHSVVSVNIVAVEDNIFYGQLQFENGATVSSRASDALAIALRAKCRIWCADSVMDEAGVRITEHDEGEDTEPGPTVEEERELRRFREFLDDVEPEDFDG; translated from the coding sequence ATGATCGAAGTCGAGATTGTGGGCGTCCGCATCGAACTGCCTTCAAACCAGCCCCTGGTTCTGCTCCGCGAGATGCACGGCGAACGGCACGTTCCCATCTGGATCGGGACACCCGAGGCAAGTGCCATCGCGCTGGCCCAGCAGGGCGTGGTGCCGCCGCGGCCCATGACCCACGACCTCCTGGTTGACGTCGTGGAGACGCTCGGCCATTCCGTGGTCAGCGTGAACATCGTGGCCGTGGAAGACAACATCTTCTACGGCCAGCTCCAGTTCGAGAACGGGGCCACGGTGAGCTCAAGGGCATCCGACGCGCTGGCCATCGCACTGCGCGCCAAGTGCCGGATCTGGTGCGCTGACTCTGTCATGGACGAGGCCGGCGTGCGTATCACCGAACATGACGAGGGCGAGGACACCGAGCCCGGCCCCACTGTGGAGGAAGAGCGCGAGCTGCGCAGGTTCCGGGAGTTCCTTGACGACGTCGAGCCCGAGGATTTCGACGGCTAA
- a CDS encoding MerR family transcriptional regulator, translated as MSPKGEAGELKRPSTAGVAVPASGAQGLLFTEDLPVLDEDAGYRGPTACKAAGITYRQLDYWARTGLVEPAVRGAAGSGSQRLYGFRDILVLKVVKRLLDTGVSLQQIRSAVEHLRERGVEDLAQITLMSDGASVYECTSADEVIDLVQGGQGVFGIAVGRVWREVEGSLASLPSEHAGDQTFPDDELSKRRAARKIG; from the coding sequence GTGAGTCCGAAAGGCGAAGCAGGCGAGCTGAAGCGACCCTCGACGGCCGGCGTTGCCGTGCCCGCAAGCGGTGCTCAGGGTCTTCTCTTCACTGAGGATCTCCCCGTTCTGGACGAGGACGCCGGCTACCGCGGGCCCACGGCCTGCAAAGCTGCCGGCATCACCTACCGGCAGCTCGACTACTGGGCCCGCACCGGCCTGGTGGAGCCTGCAGTCCGCGGCGCAGCAGGTTCCGGTTCCCAGCGGCTCTACGGTTTCCGCGACATCCTGGTCCTGAAGGTGGTCAAGCGGCTGCTGGACACCGGGGTATCGCTGCAGCAGATCCGCAGTGCCGTGGAGCACCTCCGTGAACGCGGTGTCGAGGACCTGGCCCAGATCACGCTCATGAGCGACGGCGCCAGCGTCTACGAATGCACGTCCGCGGACGAGGTCATCGACCTCGTGCAGGGCGGCCAGGGCGTGTTCGGCATTGCCGTGGGCCGCGTGTGGCGCGAAGTCGAGGGAAGCCTCGCCTCCCTGCCCAGCGAGCACGCCGGCGACCAGACGTTCCCGGACGACGAACTCAGCAAGCGCCGCGCCGCGCGCAAGATTGGCTAG
- a CDS encoding ParA family protein: MQVVSISSLKGGVGKTSVTTGLASAALAAGIPTLVVDLDPHADASTALGVQPSDKLDIGRMLKNPRKAKIAENVVPSGWISRVTVNGSGPAVLDVAVGSAYTGIYDRPDLGKRDLRRLSAVLAGADAYELILVDCPPSLNGLTRMAWSASNKVALVAEPGLFSVAGTERTMRAIQLFRQEFAPNLSPAGIVANRVRSGSSEHAFRLAEMQAMFGDLLLAPHIPEQANWQQIQGAAHSVHHWPGDSAKAAAGLYDTLLGNLMATTKTSRSRSAR, encoded by the coding sequence GTGCAAGTAGTCAGCATCAGCAGCCTCAAGGGCGGTGTCGGCAAGACATCCGTTACAACCGGACTGGCGTCTGCGGCACTGGCCGCAGGCATCCCAACCCTCGTAGTTGACCTCGATCCCCATGCCGATGCCAGCACAGCCCTCGGGGTGCAGCCCAGCGACAAGCTGGACATCGGCAGGATGCTGAAGAATCCGCGCAAGGCCAAGATCGCAGAGAACGTCGTGCCCAGCGGCTGGATCAGCCGGGTAACCGTTAACGGTTCCGGCCCCGCGGTGCTCGATGTCGCCGTCGGGTCCGCGTACACCGGCATCTACGACCGGCCCGACCTTGGCAAGCGCGATCTGCGCAGACTGTCCGCGGTGCTCGCCGGTGCGGATGCCTACGAACTCATTCTGGTGGACTGCCCGCCGTCCCTGAACGGCCTCACCCGCATGGCTTGGTCCGCCAGCAACAAGGTGGCCCTGGTGGCCGAGCCCGGGCTCTTCTCCGTGGCCGGCACCGAACGCACCATGCGGGCCATCCAGCTGTTCCGGCAGGAATTCGCACCGAACCTCTCCCCCGCCGGCATCGTGGCCAACCGGGTGCGCTCCGGATCCTCCGAGCACGCTTTCCGGCTAGCCGAGATGCAGGCCATGTTCGGCGACCTCCTGCTGGCTCCGCACATCCCGGAGCAGGCCAACTGGCAGCAAATCCAGGGCGCAGCGCATTCCGTCCACCACTGGCCCGGCGACTCCGCCAAGGCCGCGGCCGGGCTCTACGACACGCTGCTCGGAAACCTCATGGCCACCACCAAGACCAGCCGCAGCCGGAGCGCCCGCTAG
- a CDS encoding pyruvate carboxylase yields MFSKILVANRGEIAIRAFRAGYELGAKTVAVFPNEDRSSIHRQKADEAYLIGEEGHPVRAYLDVDEVVRVAKESGADAIYPGYGFLSENPDLARAAKAAGITFVGPPAEVLELAGNKVAALEAARKAGVPVLKSSAPSKDLDELIAAADEIGFPIFAKAVAGGGGRGMRRVDTREALPEALQSAMREADAAFGDPTMFLEQAVLRPRHIEVQILADAEGNVMHLFERDCSIQRRHQKVIEIAPAPNLDEGIRQALYRDAVKFAKALNYVNAGTVEFLVDTVGERAGQHVFIEMNPRIQVEHTVTEEVTDVDLVQAQMRIAAGETLADLGLSQETVFLKGAALQSRITTEDPANGFRPDVGKITGYRSAGGAGVRLDGGTVYSGAEISPHFDSMLVKLTCRGRDYPAAVARARRALAEFRIRGVSTNISFLQAVLDDPDFIAGNVATSFIDERPELLKARVSADRGTKLLTWLAEVTVNKPNGELPVRSNPADKLPAVSSAEARPGSRQRLLELGPEGFAKALREQTAVAVTDTTFRDAHQSLLATRVRTRDLVAAGPAVASLLPDLLSVEAWGGATYDVALRFLGEDPWDRLAALRKALPNICLQMLLRGRNTVGYTPYPEEVTEAFVNEAAATGIDIFRIFDALNDVSQMAPAIRAVRATGTAVAEVALCYTGDLLDPEEKLYTLDYYLGLADKIVEAGAHILAIKDMAGLLRPAAAAKLVSALRERFDLPVHLHTHDTAGGQLATLLSAVDAGVDAVDVASASLAGTTSQPSASALVAALAHTERDTGLSLAAVSSLEPYWEAVRRVYAPFESGLPGPTGRVYQHEIPGGQLSNLRQQAIALGLGERFEAIEDMYTAADRILGHLVKVTPSSKVVGDLALHLVGLNADPADFNENPQNYDIPDSVIGFLSGELGDPPGGWPEPFRTKALQGRSIKVRDAELSAEDSAALRGDSKTRQQTLNRLLFAGPTKDYLKSRETYGDVSVLDTRDYLYGLQRGEEHVIQLEKGVRLIASLEAVSEPDEKGMRTVMCTLNGQSRPVSVRDKSVVSNVKTAEKADASVPGHVAAPFAGAVTVTVKAGDTVKAGDTVATIEAMKMEASITTPVGGKVTRLAISAVEQVQGGDLLIVVD; encoded by the coding sequence ATGTTTTCCAAGATTCTGGTGGCCAACCGCGGAGAAATCGCAATCCGTGCTTTCCGCGCTGGCTACGAACTGGGCGCCAAGACAGTCGCCGTGTTCCCCAATGAGGACCGTAGCTCGATCCACCGCCAGAAGGCCGACGAGGCGTATCTGATCGGCGAAGAGGGCCACCCTGTCCGCGCCTACCTGGACGTTGACGAGGTGGTTCGCGTTGCCAAGGAGTCCGGTGCGGACGCCATCTACCCCGGTTACGGCTTCCTCTCCGAGAATCCGGACCTTGCGCGTGCCGCGAAGGCCGCAGGGATCACCTTCGTGGGCCCGCCCGCGGAGGTCCTGGAACTCGCCGGCAACAAGGTGGCCGCGCTGGAGGCCGCCCGCAAGGCTGGTGTCCCCGTGCTGAAGTCGAGCGCGCCGTCGAAGGACCTCGACGAACTGATCGCTGCTGCGGATGAGATCGGCTTCCCCATCTTTGCCAAGGCCGTGGCAGGCGGCGGCGGGCGCGGCATGCGCCGCGTCGACACCCGCGAAGCCCTGCCGGAGGCGCTGCAGTCCGCCATGCGCGAGGCCGACGCAGCCTTCGGTGACCCCACCATGTTCCTTGAGCAGGCCGTGCTGCGCCCGCGCCACATCGAGGTCCAGATCCTGGCCGACGCCGAGGGCAACGTCATGCACCTCTTCGAGCGTGACTGTTCCATCCAGCGCCGCCACCAGAAAGTCATCGAGATCGCCCCGGCCCCCAACCTGGACGAAGGCATCCGCCAGGCCCTGTACCGGGACGCCGTGAAGTTCGCCAAGGCCCTGAACTACGTCAACGCCGGAACGGTCGAGTTCCTGGTGGACACTGTGGGCGAACGCGCCGGCCAGCACGTTTTCATCGAAATGAATCCCCGCATCCAGGTGGAGCACACCGTCACGGAAGAGGTCACCGACGTCGACCTCGTCCAGGCGCAGATGCGTATCGCCGCCGGCGAGACCTTGGCCGACCTGGGCCTGTCCCAAGAGACGGTCTTCCTCAAGGGCGCCGCGCTGCAGAGCCGCATCACCACCGAGGACCCGGCCAACGGCTTCCGGCCCGACGTTGGAAAGATCACCGGTTACCGCTCCGCCGGCGGTGCCGGCGTAAGGCTCGACGGCGGTACCGTCTACTCGGGTGCCGAGATCAGCCCGCACTTCGACTCCATGCTTGTGAAGCTCACCTGCCGCGGCCGGGACTACCCCGCCGCTGTTGCCAGGGCCCGCCGGGCGCTGGCGGAGTTCCGTATCCGCGGTGTCTCCACCAACATCTCCTTCCTCCAGGCCGTGCTTGACGATCCGGACTTCATCGCCGGCAACGTGGCCACGTCATTCATCGACGAACGGCCCGAACTGCTCAAGGCGCGCGTCTCCGCCGACCGCGGAACCAAGCTGCTGACGTGGCTCGCCGAGGTCACCGTGAACAAGCCGAACGGCGAGCTTCCGGTCCGCAGCAACCCCGCGGACAAGCTCCCCGCAGTCTCCAGCGCTGAGGCCCGCCCCGGCTCCCGCCAGCGGCTCCTGGAACTCGGACCGGAGGGATTCGCCAAGGCCCTGCGCGAGCAGACGGCCGTCGCCGTAACCGACACCACCTTCCGCGACGCCCACCAGTCCCTGCTGGCCACCCGCGTCCGCACCAGGGACCTGGTGGCAGCCGGACCCGCGGTCGCCTCCCTCCTGCCGGACCTGCTGTCCGTCGAAGCCTGGGGAGGCGCCACCTACGACGTCGCCCTGCGGTTCCTCGGAGAGGATCCCTGGGACCGGCTGGCGGCGCTGCGCAAGGCCCTGCCGAACATCTGCCTGCAGATGCTGCTCCGCGGCCGGAACACCGTGGGCTACACCCCGTACCCCGAGGAAGTGACCGAGGCCTTCGTCAACGAGGCAGCGGCCACGGGCATCGACATCTTCCGCATCTTCGATGCACTGAACGACGTCAGCCAGATGGCACCTGCCATCCGCGCCGTCCGGGCCACCGGCACCGCCGTCGCCGAGGTGGCGCTGTGCTACACGGGCGACCTGCTGGACCCGGAAGAGAAGCTCTACACGCTGGACTACTACCTGGGCCTGGCGGACAAGATCGTCGAAGCCGGCGCCCACATCCTGGCCATCAAGGACATGGCAGGCCTGCTGCGTCCGGCAGCCGCCGCGAAGCTCGTCTCGGCACTGCGGGAACGCTTTGACCTCCCGGTCCACCTGCACACCCACGACACCGCAGGCGGCCAGCTCGCCACCCTGCTCTCGGCAGTCGATGCCGGCGTCGACGCTGTGGATGTCGCCTCGGCATCCCTCGCCGGCACCACGAGCCAGCCGTCGGCGTCGGCCCTGGTTGCTGCCCTGGCCCACACGGAACGTGACACCGGGCTCAGCCTGGCAGCGGTCAGCTCGCTCGAGCCCTACTGGGAGGCCGTGCGCAGGGTTTACGCCCCCTTCGAATCGGGCCTGCCGGGTCCGACCGGCCGCGTGTACCAGCACGAAATCCCGGGCGGGCAGCTGTCCAACCTTCGCCAGCAGGCCATCGCGCTGGGCCTGGGCGAGCGCTTCGAGGCGATCGAGGACATGTACACGGCCGCCGACCGGATCCTGGGCCACCTGGTCAAGGTCACCCCGTCATCGAAGGTGGTGGGCGACCTCGCCCTGCACCTTGTGGGCCTGAACGCAGACCCGGCCGACTTCAACGAGAACCCGCAGAACTACGACATCCCGGACTCCGTCATCGGCTTCCTGTCCGGCGAACTGGGCGATCCTCCGGGAGGCTGGCCGGAACCGTTCCGCACCAAGGCCCTCCAGGGCCGGAGCATCAAGGTCCGCGACGCCGAACTGAGCGCCGAGGACAGTGCGGCTCTCCGCGGCGACTCGAAGACCCGCCAGCAGACGCTGAACCGGCTGCTGTTCGCCGGGCCGACCAAGGACTACCTCAAGAGCCGGGAGACGTACGGCGACGTTTCGGTCCTGGACACCCGCGACTACCTTTACGGTCTGCAGCGCGGCGAGGAGCACGTGATCCAGCTCGAAAAGGGTGTGCGCCTCATCGCGTCCCTGGAAGCTGTGTCGGAGCCGGACGAGAAGGGCATGCGCACGGTCATGTGCACGCTGAACGGGCAGTCCCGCCCGGTCTCGGTGCGCGATAAGTCCGTGGTCAGCAATGTGAAGACGGCAGAGAAGGCGGACGCGTCCGTGCCGGGTCACGTCGCAGCTCCCTTCGCAGGCGCAGTGACGGTCACCGTCAAGGCGGGCGACACCGTCAAAGCAGGCGACACCGTTGCCACCATCGAAGCGATGAAGATGGAGGCATCCATCACGACGCCGGTGGGCGGCAAGGTGACGCGGCTGGCCATTTCCGCTGTGGAACAGGTGCAGGGCGGTGACCTGCTGATCGTCGTCGACTAG
- a CDS encoding nucleotide-binding protein, which translates to MSPSEATGVVPTGDISVVTVSDAQDRTSAGSLSAVGGVVQQGTASAAMPVVTAGAGGVNAADVSAGDKDQAGTAAAGTEPAGTDSAADLAAAEQAPAEEARELPGRRERPEGPEPAAALTADRLLTRSAAAPVSGWRRWLYQATLGHVNLGDSDQVRIQRAMEHRIALRLGERTRYVPVLSRKGGVGKTTVTTLLGMVLAELREDRVIAMDANPDRGTLSDRSPGRADFTARQLVKDRFTVNSFAQLSNYTARDGSRLDVLASDTDPMVAHAFDDADYRAVTDILGRYYSIVLTDSGTGMVHSVMKGTLEKADAVVLVSGGSVDEARLASETLSWLEAHGRQDLVSKATVVINMAAGNRTLVNIDEIEQHFLSRVKNVVRIPHDRHLAEGSRIRLGQLKPATRAAAVELAALVVDELQQA; encoded by the coding sequence GTGTCACCGTCAGAGGCCACCGGCGTGGTGCCGACAGGGGACATCAGCGTGGTGACCGTTTCCGACGCCCAGGACCGCACGTCCGCCGGGTCGCTCTCCGCAGTCGGTGGCGTGGTGCAGCAGGGAACGGCGTCGGCGGCCATGCCCGTCGTGACGGCGGGTGCCGGCGGGGTCAACGCTGCGGATGTCAGTGCAGGCGATAAGGACCAAGCCGGCACAGCCGCCGCGGGCACGGAGCCAGCCGGCACAGATTCGGCAGCCGACTTGGCTGCCGCCGAACAGGCGCCGGCTGAAGAAGCCAGGGAGCTCCCCGGGCGCCGCGAGCGTCCCGAGGGACCTGAGCCCGCTGCCGCCCTGACCGCCGACCGTCTCCTCACCAGGTCCGCAGCCGCACCGGTCTCGGGCTGGCGCCGGTGGCTGTACCAGGCAACCCTGGGCCACGTGAACCTGGGCGACTCGGACCAGGTCCGCATCCAGCGGGCAATGGAGCACCGCATCGCCCTGCGGCTGGGGGAGCGGACCCGGTACGTGCCGGTGCTCTCGCGCAAGGGCGGAGTGGGCAAGACCACCGTCACCACGCTGCTCGGCATGGTACTGGCGGAGCTGCGTGAGGACCGGGTCATCGCAATGGATGCGAATCCGGACCGGGGCACGCTCTCGGACCGTTCCCCGGGTAGGGCTGATTTCACGGCGCGCCAGCTGGTTAAGGACAGGTTCACCGTGAACTCGTTCGCACAGCTGTCCAACTACACCGCGCGCGACGGTTCGCGCCTCGATGTTCTTGCCTCGGACACAGATCCCATGGTGGCCCACGCCTTCGACGACGCCGACTACCGCGCAGTCACCGACATTCTGGGCCGGTACTACTCGATCGTGCTCACCGACTCAGGCACCGGCATGGTGCACTCGGTCATGAAGGGCACGCTGGAAAAGGCCGACGCCGTGGTTCTCGTTTCGGGCGGCAGCGTGGATGAGGCCCGGCTGGCGTCCGAAACGCTGTCCTGGCTTGAAGCCCACGGCCGCCAGGATCTCGTCTCCAAAGCCACGGTGGTCATCAACATGGCCGCCGGCAACCGCACCCTGGTCAACATCGACGAAATCGAGCAGCACTTTCTGTCCCGGGTCAAGAATGTGGTGCGGATTCCGCACGACCGGCATCTGGCGGAAGGTTCGCGGATCCGCCTCGGCCAGTTGAAGCCGGCCACCCGCGCCGCGGCTGTGGAGCTGGCCGCGCTGGTGGTGGACGAGCTGCAGCAGGCCTGA